Proteins from one Fragaria vesca subsp. vesca linkage group LG6, FraVesHawaii_1.0, whole genome shotgun sequence genomic window:
- the LOC101311306 gene encoding histone-lysine N-methyltransferase ATXR4-like, whose translation MARVAVRCSRWAPRFLPSISKNEPFLSSTFSTAPENANPGRPGPPPIRVALTESSGRGVFATRKIETGELLHTAKPILTHPSLSSLHTVCYFCLRKLRTADASQPQSVSYCSQECQQQAQGFHDIEMTADWSAYDNYCRSNGLKYPLLVKRLACMVMSGAAHANLLVILQPASLTPEMISEMEEGFGLLRNAFINSNIMGEQMSFLTKQWYIGILARIRINAFRIELAGGYNDLLSSLAASIEAEAAVGNAVYMLPSFYNHDCDPNAHIIWIENSDARLKALRDVDEGEELRICYIDASMDHDARQSFLSQGFGFRCNCPRCLSGD comes from the exons ATGGCGCGTGTCGCAGTCCGTTGCAGTCGTTGGGCTCCGCGCTTCCTACCTTCCATTTCCAAAAACGAGCCGTTTCTCTCTTCCACCTTCTCCACCGCACCGGAAAATGCGAACCCGGGTCGACCCGGACCGCCTCCGATCCGGGTCGCGCTCACCGAGTCATCCGGGCGAGGCGTATTCGCGACCCGGAAAATCGAGACCGGTGAGCTCTTGCACACCGCCAAACCCATTCTGACTCACCCTTCTCTTTCCTCCCTCCACACCGTCTGCTACTTCTGCCTCCGAAAGCTCAGAACCGCCGACGCCTCTCAACCCCAAAGCGTTTCCTATTGCAGTCAGGAGTGTCAGCAACAAGCTCAG GGATTTCATGATATTGAGATGACAGCAGATTGGTCAGCTTACGATAACTATTGCCG GTCCAATGGTTTGAAATATCCACTACTTGTAAAGCGGTTGGCTTGTATGGTCATGTCAGGAGCTGCACATGCCAACCTTCTAGTCATACTCCAACCTGCTAGCTTAACTCCGGAGATGATATCTGAG ATGGAAGAGGGGTTTGGCTTGCTAAGGAATGCCTTCATAAACTCAAATATCATGGGTGAACAGATGTCTT TCTTGACTAAACAATGGTACATCGGCATACTTGCACGGATTCGTATTAATGCATTTCGTATTGAGTTGGCTGGGGGATACAATGACCTCTTGTCATCATTAGCAGCCTCTATAGAAGCTGAAGCAGCTGTTGGGAATGCTGTTTATATGCTTCCATCCTTTTATAATCATGATTGTG ATCCAAATGCCCACATCATATGGATAGAGAATTCAGATGCTAGATTGAAGGCCCTTCGTGATGTGGATGAAG GGGAAGAGCTCCGGATCTGCTACATCGATGCAAGTATGGATCATGATGCTCGGCAGAGTTTCCTGTCGCAAGGGTTTGGTTTCCGGTGCAATTGTCCCCGGTGTTTGTCTGGTGATTAA
- the LOC101293609 gene encoding uncharacterized protein LOC101293609, giving the protein MGRLAPLSEEPNINEEEDATNRSSKGIMRSQTWRKWIKTHLTSLAIFNKRSDFKVLLSVLGCPLFPVSALPKLPLNEVSSTAQYIIQHFTAATGCRKLEGKVRNIFATGKVNMAMVADPGPGSSTSGATTISEKGCFVMWQMIPNKWLIELVLGGHKIAAGSDGNVAWRHTPWLGAHAAKGGVRPLRRALQGLDPMAISAVFAPAQYMGEKQISGVDCFFLKLSASQTDLSERSDSTAEMIKHVIFGYFSQRNGLLVYLEDSYLTRIQSPGAYPTYWETTMSTKIEDYRTVEEVMIAHAGQTSVVITQFGDNLKTGSAITRLEETWSIDDLAFNVEGLSMDCFIPPKEVQKDHPKKTLDWRSPLQ; this is encoded by the exons ATGGGTCGGCTTGCACCATTGTCAGAAGAGCCCAATATTAACGAAGAAGAAGATGCTACAAATCGCTCAAGCAAAGGCATAATGAGAAGTCAGACATGGAGGAAATGGATCAAGACCCACCTCACTTCCCTTGCCATCTTCAACAAGAGGTCTGACTTCAAAGTCCTCCTCAGCGTTCTGGGTTGCCCTCTCTTCCCTGTCTCTGCCCTCCCCAAACTGCCCCTCAACGAG GTGTCCTCTACTGCACAATACATAATACAACACTTCACAGCAGCCACAGGCTGCCGCAAGCTAGAAGGTAAAGTCAGGAACATTTTCGCAACCGGGAAAGTGAACATGGCGATGGTAGCTGATCCTGGTCCTGGCAGCTCCACCAGTGGAGCCACCACCATATCGGAAAAAGGGTGCTTTGTAATGTGGCAGATGATTCCTAATAAGTGGCTGATTGAGCTAGTTTTGGGCGGTCACAAGATAGCAGCTGGTAGTGATGGCAATGTGGCATGGCGGCACACGCCCTGGCTTGGAGCTCACGCCGCCAAAGGCGGTGTCCGTCCTCTCCGGCGAGCACTCCAG GGACTTGACCCCATGGCGATATCAGCTGTATTTGCCCCAGCTCAGTACATGGGCGAAAAGCAAATTTCAGGCGTCGATTGCTTTTTCTTAAAATTGTCAGCCAGTCAGACGGATCTCTCTGAACGAAGCGATAGCACTGCCGAGATGATCAAACATGTGATATTTGGTTACTTCAGCCAAAGAAATGGACTACTAGTGTATTTAGAAGACTCATACTTAACTAGGATCCAGTCACCTGGTGCCTATCCTACATACTGGGAGACCACAATGTCGACAAAGATCGAGGATTACCGGACGGTGGAAGAGGTGATGATCGCGCACGCCGGTCAAACGAGTGTGGTCATCACACAATTCGGGGACAATTTGAAGACGGGCTCTGCAATCACACGGTTAGAAGAAACATGGAGCATCGATGATCTTGCGTTCAATGTTGAAGGCCTCTCTATGGATTGTTTCATTCCTCCTAAAGAAGTGCAGAAAGATCACCCGAAGAAAACTCTCGATTGGAGATCACCATTGCAATGA